The sequence below is a genomic window from Macaca fascicularis isolate 582-1 chromosome 3, T2T-MFA8v1.1.
GTCACAGGGAGAAGAAAACATCAGGAGCTGGATGTGATTTCACATCTGCACCAAGAAACATGCTGATTTCACTGGGGAGGTGGCAGTCCCAGGTGAAGGCTGGCTAGGTCATAATTGACATCTCCTCCCTGTCTCTGCTCTCAGACATGGAGTTGATGatgctttttaaatactttatgaaTTCCATCCGGATCTCCTCAGGGTCATCTTCCAGGTTCGAGTGCACCAGCTTCAGCTTGTTCAAGGGTGGCGCTTGAAAATGAAGATAAGGTTAATTAGTCAAGGAGTTTCAATGAGGGGCCCTTTCTAGCTCCCaatgaaacttctagaagaaatttAACTTTCTGAAGTTCACAAATCAAGTTGTCTTCCTTGACACCAGAGAACAGAGAAAGGGTTTGCTATATTGCCACCTGGCAACAGGATGAAAACCTTACAAACCACTTTCCAGGTCTTCTGTTCTTATAGATTctctattattctcattttgtttctgagtattttctgacttctttttcagGATTACTGTGTCACCCTTGGGATGTGTGTTATGTGAATTGGAGGTTTTTCTCCAGAAAAGTTCTTTCAGAAAGAGTGCCACCCCAGTCATATCCAAGAATAGTGACAAGCAGGATTTTCCCACTCtgtattctggttttttttttttttttgagacagagtttcactcttgttgtccagggtggagtggagtgcaatggcacaatctcagctcactgcaacctccacctcccaggtacaagtgattctactgcctcagtctcctgagtagctgggattacaggcgtgcaccaccacccccagctaatttttgtatttttagtagagatggggtttcaccatgttggccaggctggtctagaactcctgacctcaagagatccgcccgcctcggcctcccaaagtgttgggattataggcatgagccactgcgcctggcctttcatttatttatttattttttgagatggtgtctcatcctgtcacccaagctggagtgcagcggtgagatcactgcaacctctgcctcccgggctcaaggaattctcctgccttagcccctgagtagctgggactaccggcgcctgtcatcatgcctggctaatttttgtatttttagtagagacagggtggaCTCACATGGAGCGGGCAACAATTGCCTAGGGTACAGAAGGTGCTCAGTAACTGGACAGAGCTGCTGGTTTGTAGGACGTGGGGCAATATGTAGGTGTCCAAAACATTCAAgacaaaagaggaagagaaattcCAGTTTCCTTACACAAAGACAGGCTTCCTTTATCATCTCCAGAGCCTGGTTTGTGGTGTGCAATTAGCATACACTGTGTGTCCTGTAAGGACTGCTGTTGGACAAAGCAGGAATACCACATCTCCATTTCCTTCCGGTGGCTTGGGATGTCAGCATTGAAGACGATCACCACTCCATGAGCATCCTTCATCAGGGCTGGCCAGCAGGACTCAAAcctgggaggaagaaaaggaacaagAGGGAAAGTCAGGTCATTCTGGTTTCTAACTGTGGACTTTAAAAAGaatatcttggccgggcgcggtggctcacgcctgtaatcccagcactttgggaggccgaggcgggcggatcacaagttcaggagatcgagaccacggtgaaaccccgtctctactaaaaatacaaaaaattagccgggcgcggttgtgggcgcctgtagtcccagctactcgggaggctgaggcaggagaatggcgtgaacccgggaggcggagcttgcagtgagccgagatcgcgccactgcactccagcctgggcagagcgagactccgtctcaaaaaaaaaaaaaaaaaaaaaaaaaaaaaaaaaagaatatcttagTATTAAAAGTTGGTCTATAacagcctgggcgtggtggctcactcctgtaagcccagcactttgggaggctgaggcgggtgggtcac
It includes:
- the IFT22 gene encoding intraflagellar transport protein 22 homolog isoform X3, which produces MKDAHGVVIVFNADIPSHRKEMEMWYSCFVQQQSLQDTQCMLIAHHKPGSGDDKGSLSLSPPLNKLKLVHSNLEDDPEEIRMEFIKYLKSIINSMSESRDREEMSIMT
- the IFT22 gene encoding intraflagellar transport protein 22 homolog isoform X2 produces the protein MLKAKILFVGPCESGKTVLANFLTESSDITEYSPTQGVRFESCWPALMKDAHGVVIVFNADIPSHRKEMEMWYSCFVQQQSLQDTQCMLIAHHKPGSGDDKGSLSLSPPLNKLKLVHSNLEDDPEEIRMEFIKYLKSIINSMSESRDREEMSIMT
- the IFT22 gene encoding intraflagellar transport protein 22 homolog isoform X1 — protein: MLKAKILFVGPCESGKTVLANFLTESSDITEYSPTQGVRILEFENPHVTSNNKGTGCEFELWDCGGDAKFESCWPALMKDAHGVVIVFNADIPSHRKEMEMWYSCFVQQQSLQDTQCMLIAHHKPGSGDDKGSLSLSPPLNKLKLVHSNLEDDPEEIRMEFIKYLKSIINSMSESRDREEMSIMT